A genome region from Fervidobacterium changbaicum includes the following:
- a CDS encoding IS1182 family transposase — MLTINKDKSRREQIESVSIEQLVPHDHLVRKIESAINFDFIYDLVKDKYCLNNGRPSIDPVVLIKITIIQYMFGIKSMRQTIKEIQTNVAYRWFLGFGFSDTIPHFSTFSKNYERRFKGTDLFEQIFNKILQQAIEHGLVNMDAVFMDSTHIKASANKKKYEKVFVEEQTKTYKQALEEEINKDRQKHGLKPLDFTHEKVKLKEIKISTTDPDSGMINKNEKEHQFGYSAHIACDKNGIILSCITTPANVHDSMVFENLFNKTKKNAGKSKRAALDAGYKTPPICKLLMDEGIVPCMPYTRAQHKEGYFKKRQFVYDEYYDCYICPQGQILEYSTTNRKGYKEYKSDPKVCEKCEDLGRCTSSKNHTKIITRHVWEEYMEEVEYLRHTKECKELYKERSKTIERVFADLKEKHGMRVTMLRGIEKVHMQVLLTCTCFNMKKLANWIWKKGKGGPGKGKNLEVLLEFFSKVVLAIIKPHLSFIEKWGFVNNLSGILLRMPRLFALL, encoded by the coding sequence ATGCTGACCATCAACAAAGATAAATCACGCAGAGAACAAATCGAATCCGTCTCCATCGAGCAACTCGTCCCTCATGACCACCTCGTCAGAAAAATCGAATCCGCCATCAATTTCGATTTCATCTACGACCTTGTCAAAGACAAGTACTGCCTCAATAATGGCAGACCTAGTATTGACCCCGTTGTGTTAATTAAAATTACCATTATCCAATATATGTTCGGCATAAAATCCATGCGTCAAACCATAAAGGAAATACAAACAAACGTCGCATACAGATGGTTTCTCGGATTCGGGTTTTCTGATACCATCCCTCATTTCAGCACGTTCAGTAAAAACTACGAACGTAGGTTCAAAGGAACCGATTTGTTTGAGCAAATCTTCAACAAAATACTGCAGCAAGCAATCGAGCATGGCTTGGTAAATATGGATGCCGTGTTCATGGATTCAACACACATCAAAGCAAGTGCGAACAAGAAAAAGTACGAGAAGGTATTTGTAGAGGAGCAAACCAAGACATACAAACAAGCTTTAGAAGAAGAAATAAACAAAGATAGGCAAAAACACGGATTGAAGCCTTTGGATTTCACACATGAGAAAGTAAAACTGAAGGAAATAAAAATAAGCACGACAGACCCAGATAGCGGGATGATAAACAAAAATGAAAAAGAACACCAGTTCGGATATTCTGCACACATAGCATGCGATAAGAACGGGATAATACTAAGCTGTATAACAACACCAGCAAATGTCCACGACAGCATGGTGTTTGAGAACTTATTCAATAAAACAAAAAAGAACGCTGGCAAATCGAAAAGGGCAGCTTTGGATGCAGGATACAAGACTCCACCGATATGTAAGCTATTGATGGACGAAGGTATAGTCCCGTGCATGCCATACACACGTGCACAACACAAAGAAGGGTATTTCAAAAAAAGACAATTCGTATACGATGAATATTACGATTGCTACATATGTCCACAAGGGCAGATATTAGAATACTCAACAACAAACAGAAAAGGGTACAAAGAATACAAATCGGATCCGAAGGTATGTGAGAAATGTGAAGATTTAGGTAGATGTACAAGCAGTAAGAATCACACGAAGATAATCACCCGACATGTATGGGAAGAATACATGGAAGAAGTAGAGTATTTAAGGCACACGAAAGAATGTAAAGAGTTGTACAAAGAAAGAAGCAAGACGATAGAGAGGGTATTTGCGGACTTGAAGGAGAAGCACGGTATGAGGGTGACGATGCTGAGGGGGATAGAAAAGGTGCACATGCAAGTGTTATTGACTTGCACATGTTTTAACATGAAAAAATTAGCGAATTGGATATGGAAAAAGGGGAAGGGAGGTCCAGGGAAGGGCAAAAATTTGGAAGTTTTATTAGAATTTTTCTCAAAAGTTGTATTGGCGATAATAAAACCCCACCTTTCGTTTATCGAAAAGTGGGGGTTTGTCAACAATCTGAGTGGCATCCTTTTGAGGATGCCACGTTTATTTGCGTTACTTTGA
- a CDS encoding DNA-directed RNA polymerase subunit beta has translation MKTYHVGKRIRYSFGRVDEVIDVPNLVEIQHKSFKELLDHGILRILKKFSPITSVKTEGRRDKGFSLEFVGFRVGDPIHSVEECKQRLLTYVAPFFATVRVTDLSTGEMREEEVSLGNYPIMTENQTFVINGVERVVVSQLVRSPGVYFVEEPTKNIGAKPIYVAHFLPVRGVWLEVLLNLNDETLYARIDRRKKLNLFLVLKTLGYQNDIDILSLFPSYIDVEDDYALKHSEGVIIIENVVSKSGEMLAEKGSVLTPTLVEIFREHGIDKIKVANKYIHKTYLKLKERLKMPIEENISELRAYMEIYKELRPGEVFRYNAAKSFWNNLYFNPERFELTEVGRYKMNKKLTNTYRRYLIEIEGRDPKSVENVEYSESSDALTPMDIILVVRMLLEVEKHPETLDTKDHLSNKRVKTVGELIGSEFERAFSKSVHQIQEKLATYTSLDKISIPSLINLRNVVASLNSFFATNPLSQFMDQVNPIAELTHKRRLTAVGPGGLKRERARFEVRDVHHSHYGRMCPIETPEGGNIGLITSLAVYATIDKFGFLVTPYRKVVNGRITDEVVYLAADEEENYRIASATIPRDENGNILQEKVPVRYLEKIVYVHRNEVDFVDVSPKQIVSVTTSLIPFLEHDDANRALMGSNMQRQAVPVIKSEAPFVGTGMEYPAAIYSGHVVLARHDGIVKKVDARKIVIHRTDENGNPLYDKKGEPVLDEYSLLKYVRSNQDTCINQKPIVNAGDFVKKGSPIADGPATDNGELALGKNVLVAFLPWEGYNFEDAILVSEELLEEETFTSVHIEVYETTARETRVGPEEITAEIPNVSKENLRNLDENGIIRIGAYVGKQKYFTSQDILVGKVTPKGESDATPEEKIMRSVFGEKGKDVKDSSLRVPHGVEGRVIGVHIFHKEEVGDLGPGVNTLVRVYLATRKPLEVGDKLAGRHGNKGVVSMILPKEDMPFLPDGTPVQVVLSPLGVPSRMNIGQVLETSLGWLAKLTNRHFATPVFDGAKEDEILPELYKVRESLNLHHGDDPENPSGKVILRDGRTGKEFDSPVLVGYMYIMKLIHIARDKIHARATGPYSLIHQQPLGGKAQFGGQRFGEMEVWALEAYGASYTLNEMLTVKSDDIKGRTEVYKAIMKGKNLPEPGLPESFKVLVRELKGLALDVRVYDEHGNEIDIEKM, from the coding sequence TTGAAAACTTATCACGTGGGCAAGAGGATAAGGTACTCCTTCGGAAGAGTTGACGAAGTCATCGATGTCCCTAACCTCGTAGAAATCCAGCATAAATCCTTCAAGGAGTTATTGGACCATGGAATTTTGCGCATCCTCAAGAAGTTCAGCCCAATAACCTCAGTAAAGACGGAGGGCAGAAGAGACAAGGGCTTCAGCCTCGAGTTCGTTGGTTTCCGCGTAGGCGACCCTATCCACTCCGTTGAGGAGTGTAAACAACGCCTTCTCACTTACGTCGCTCCATTCTTCGCAACAGTTAGAGTTACGGACCTTTCGACTGGAGAAATGCGCGAGGAAGAAGTTAGCCTCGGAAATTACCCAATCATGACAGAAAATCAGACGTTCGTCATAAACGGCGTCGAAAGAGTCGTTGTCAGTCAGCTTGTCAGGAGCCCTGGCGTTTATTTTGTCGAGGAGCCGACCAAGAACATCGGCGCAAAACCGATATACGTAGCTCACTTTTTGCCAGTGAGAGGTGTGTGGCTCGAGGTATTGCTTAACCTTAACGATGAGACTTTGTACGCACGAATCGATAGAAGAAAAAAGCTGAATCTTTTCTTGGTATTAAAGACTCTTGGTTATCAAAACGATATAGATATCCTCTCTCTCTTCCCAAGTTACATAGATGTTGAAGATGACTACGCTCTGAAACATTCAGAGGGAGTAATAATTATCGAAAACGTTGTTTCAAAATCTGGGGAAATGCTTGCTGAGAAAGGTTCAGTACTGACACCAACACTTGTTGAAATATTCCGAGAACACGGAATCGATAAGATAAAGGTTGCGAACAAGTACATACATAAAACATATTTAAAGCTTAAAGAACGTCTGAAAATGCCAATTGAGGAAAATATTAGCGAACTCAGGGCGTACATGGAAATATACAAAGAATTGCGCCCCGGTGAAGTTTTCAGATACAACGCGGCAAAGTCTTTCTGGAATAACCTCTACTTCAATCCCGAACGATTTGAACTTACCGAAGTCGGTAGGTACAAAATGAACAAGAAATTGACAAATACGTACAGAAGATACCTTATTGAAATAGAAGGAAGAGACCCAAAGAGCGTAGAGAACGTTGAATATTCCGAATCTTCGGATGCACTTACACCGATGGATATAATCTTGGTTGTCAGGATGCTCCTTGAAGTTGAAAAGCATCCAGAGACACTTGATACGAAAGACCACCTATCAAATAAGCGAGTCAAAACTGTCGGTGAACTTATCGGTTCAGAATTTGAAAGGGCTTTCTCGAAATCTGTCCATCAGATTCAAGAAAAGCTCGCTACCTACACGAGTCTCGACAAGATATCAATTCCAAGCTTGATTAACTTGAGAAATGTTGTTGCATCTCTTAACAGTTTCTTTGCAACTAACCCTCTTTCACAGTTCATGGACCAGGTCAACCCAATCGCCGAATTGACACACAAACGAAGGTTAACGGCAGTTGGTCCTGGTGGATTGAAAAGGGAAAGGGCAAGGTTTGAGGTTCGTGACGTTCACCACTCACACTACGGTAGAATGTGTCCTATCGAAACACCAGAAGGTGGTAACATAGGTCTTATCACCTCTCTTGCCGTTTACGCAACAATTGATAAGTTTGGATTCCTCGTGACACCTTACAGAAAGGTTGTCAACGGTAGAATTACAGATGAGGTTGTCTACCTTGCAGCAGATGAAGAAGAAAATTACAGAATCGCTTCAGCGACAATTCCAAGGGACGAAAATGGAAATATACTGCAAGAAAAAGTCCCCGTTAGATACCTTGAAAAAATTGTATATGTGCACAGAAATGAAGTTGACTTTGTAGATGTATCGCCAAAGCAGATAGTTAGTGTTACAACGTCACTAATACCGTTCTTGGAACACGACGACGCTAACCGCGCATTAATGGGTTCCAACATGCAAAGGCAAGCTGTTCCGGTGATCAAATCGGAAGCTCCTTTTGTCGGAACAGGTATGGAATACCCAGCAGCAATCTATTCTGGTCACGTTGTCTTGGCAAGACATGACGGAATCGTTAAGAAAGTCGATGCCAGAAAGATCGTCATCCACAGAACAGATGAAAATGGTAATCCACTTTACGACAAGAAGGGAGAACCGGTATTAGACGAGTACTCATTATTGAAATACGTAAGGTCAAACCAAGATACATGCATTAACCAGAAGCCCATCGTTAACGCTGGAGATTTTGTGAAGAAGGGTTCTCCAATAGCGGACGGACCAGCAACCGATAACGGCGAACTCGCACTCGGTAAAAACGTACTTGTTGCGTTCTTGCCATGGGAAGGTTACAATTTCGAAGATGCTATATTGGTGAGTGAAGAACTGCTTGAGGAAGAAACATTTACATCCGTGCATATCGAAGTTTACGAAACAACAGCTAGAGAAACAAGAGTCGGACCAGAAGAAATCACCGCAGAAATACCGAATGTATCGAAGGAAAATCTGAGGAACCTCGATGAAAACGGAATTATAAGAATTGGGGCATACGTTGGTAAGCAGAAATACTTTACATCACAGGATATCCTCGTTGGTAAGGTTACACCAAAGGGCGAAAGCGATGCGACACCGGAAGAAAAGATCATGAGGTCCGTGTTTGGAGAAAAAGGTAAAGACGTCAAAGACTCGTCACTCAGAGTCCCACACGGTGTCGAAGGTAGAGTCATCGGAGTCCACATCTTCCATAAAGAAGAAGTTGGTGACCTTGGTCCTGGCGTGAATACACTCGTTCGCGTTTACTTGGCAACGAGGAAACCACTCGAAGTTGGAGATAAGCTTGCAGGTAGGCACGGTAACAAAGGTGTCGTTTCGATGATTCTTCCAAAAGAAGACATGCCGTTCTTGCCGGATGGAACACCCGTTCAAGTAGTCCTGAGCCCATTGGGCGTTCCATCACGTATGAACATCGGTCAGGTACTTGAAACTTCTCTTGGATGGTTAGCAAAATTGACAAACAGGCACTTTGCTACACCTGTTTTCGACGGTGCTAAAGAAGATGAAATACTGCCAGAACTTTACAAAGTCCGTGAAAGTCTCAATCTACACCACGGTGATGATCCGGAAAATCCATCAGGTAAGGTCATCCTTAGGGATGGAAGAACAGGTAAAGAGTTCGATTCACCAGTGCTCGTCGGTTATATGTACATCATGAAACTCATCCACATCGCAAGGGACAAGATCCACGCAAGGGCAACAGGACCGTACTCACTGATACACCAGCAACCACTCGGTGGTAAAGCTCAATTCGGTGGTCAAAGGTTTGGTGAAATGGAAGTTTGGGCACTTGAAGCGTATGGAGCATCTTACACGTTGAACGAAATGCTAACGGTCAAGAGTGACGATATCAAGGGTAGAACGGAAGTTTACAAAGCGATAATGAAAGGTAAGAACTTACCAGAACCCGGTCTACCAGAGAGCTTCAAGGTCCTTGTGAGAGAACTGAAAGGTCTTGCACTTGACGTGCGTGTTTATGACGAGCACGGTAATGAGATAGATATCGAGAAAATGTAA
- the rplJ gene encoding 50S ribosomal protein L10 translates to MLKRPEKEQLVSELTEEFKNSSLVLFADFTGLSVAQMTKLRRALREKLGNDARFTVVKNTLLKMALKNAEYDIEGHDGSFFGPTAVLYVNREADPVEAIKIFYNFVKENKGVPTCKGLYLERKFFAGDQLENLSKLPSREQLLAMVVGGIQAPIRGLVNSLAGVLRSVLYALNAIKEQKEKQ, encoded by the coding sequence GTGCTTAAAAGACCTGAGAAGGAACAACTTGTAAGTGAGTTGACCGAAGAGTTTAAGAATTCTTCCTTGGTGCTTTTCGCCGACTTTACTGGGCTAAGCGTTGCTCAGATGACAAAGCTCAGAAGAGCATTGAGAGAGAAGTTGGGTAACGATGCAAGGTTTACAGTCGTTAAGAACACACTTTTGAAGATGGCTCTTAAGAACGCAGAGTATGACATCGAAGGTCACGACGGCTCCTTCTTTGGACCAACAGCAGTTCTCTACGTGAATAGAGAAGCAGATCCTGTTGAAGCCATCAAGATATTCTACAACTTTGTGAAAGAAAACAAAGGAGTACCTACCTGCAAAGGTCTGTACCTTGAAAGAAAGTTCTTCGCGGGCGACCAGCTCGAAAACCTTTCCAAACTTCCATCGAGAGAACAACTTCTCGCAATGGTTGTTGGTGGCATCCAAGCACCTATTCGCGGACTTGTCAACTCTCTCGCAGGTGTGCTTAGAAGTGTACTTTACGCTCTTAACGCTATCAAAGAGCAAAAAGAAAAGCAGTAA
- the rplL gene encoding 50S ribosomal protein L7/L12, producing the protein MTLEELVKAIESLTVAELAELVKMLEERFGVSAAAPVMAAMPVAAAAAAPAVAAEEKDTFDVLLKSFGQKKVEVIKVVREITGLGLKEAKDLVEKAGAPDAFIKQGVKKEEAEEIKKKIAEVGGEVEIK; encoded by the coding sequence ATGACATTGGAAGAACTCGTAAAAGCTATTGAGTCATTGACAGTTGCAGAACTCGCAGAACTTGTTAAGATGCTTGAAGAAAGATTCGGCGTTAGCGCAGCAGCTCCAGTTATGGCAGCAATGCCAGTAGCAGCAGCGGCAGCAGCTCCAGCAGTGGCGGCAGAAGAAAAGGACACATTTGACGTTCTCCTCAAGAGCTTCGGCCAGAAGAAAGTTGAAGTTATCAAAGTTGTTAGGGAAATCACAGGACTTGGCCTTAAAGAAGCAAAAGACCTTGTTGAAAAAGCTGGTGCACCAGACGCATTCATTAAACAGGGCGTTAAGAAGGAAGAAGCAGAAGAAATTAAGAAGAAAATCGCAGAAGTCGGCGGAGAAGTTGAAATTAAGTAA
- a CDS encoding DNA-directed RNA polymerase subunit beta', with amino-acid sequence MSSSFKRKIAKVKVAVASPEVVRSWSSGEVKKAETINYRTFKPERDGLFCERIFGPVKDYECACGKYSGKKYEGTVCEKCGVRVESRDARRRRFGHIELAAPVTHVWYLKNTPSVIATLLDMTVKDIENIVYFGSRRVNERVLIVTDPKNTPFVKGSILNQTEYEIYEKKWDFEVSPAYIVKEPRAPLVADIDGEVQIKHERTHTDRDIYWITIKNVIRTELRVYSGMELKVKDGDFVNQGDEIVPEKRVDAIFAPFDGTVEVDEVSETITLNPLPTSKNTPITFTLPYGVRALVKNGDKVKKGQQLSTETVLPRLIAPISGTVKFSRNLNLRPIDNGTYEVITTGTIYIENVQSSKTYPVFEGATIYVQDGEMVKAGDVIADRFLFEDEKLSIEEYKIFSQHYHGMFVVEEQVENDKPIMVVTYIDPEISQETGITRGQIITQQDYEAYSMIYPGKIEAETGAAAIKKLLQQLDLEVMKTDLENELNKVPKSSVRAKKLLKKLRIVKDLMESGTKPEWMVLDVLPVVPPEIRPMIQIDGGRFATTDLNDLYRRVIMRNNRLKRLYEMNAPEVIIRNEKRMLQEAVDNLIFNGKIGKAYTDRNGRPLKSLTDLIRGKKGRFRRNLLGKRVDYSGRAVIVVGPHLKIHECGLPKKMALELFEPFVIAELSKEENAETTQTKVKKYRKELQREDPKAWEKLEKVIQGRVVLLNRAPTLHRMSIQAFEPKLIEGNAIQLHPLVCPPFNADFDGDQMAVHLPLSPAAQAEARLLMLSRYNIISPAHGKPISMPGKDIVAGVYYLTMVDKNYDKVQPEDIKWKFASPEEAEIAYEFGHIRLHEPILVKINDKVIKTTFGRVIFNSILPDELKDYNKTFGKNGIKDVVYKTFKKHGIDRTADLLDDIKTLGFHYATISGLTVSLKDFLISPKKNEIIAEAMKKIEEIERLYEEGLLSDEEKYKETIKIWTKATDIVQEETYKYLGQNPFNPVFIMVDSGARGNKDQLKQLSGMRGLMADPSGKTIEIPILSNFREGLSVLEFFISTHGARKGSADTALRTSSAGYLTRRLVDVVQSVVITQPDCGTHEGVRAAILKSSDNFVVEKIEDFIFGRLLAKDVYEPGTGNILVNPETGRVYQRDAVILDEDAKFLSNYKKRVPVVEEKIFDLSNMNIPEVYAELAEDVDLGGEVLPAESELNWEVIKKLRDARIKTVKVKLYPVVGNVVAEEVVWDKERKRQLAVEEEQIDVTVAKMLEENNIDSIIVRPEIYVRSPLTCESEHGVCAKCYGLDLSNHKVVSVGESVGIVAAQSIGEPGTQLTMRTFHTGGIATTADITQGLPRVEELFEARKKTKDPEGIFSKVKGIVVDISQDEPKKIYIQDELGSIHEYVVPSRVRINVNIGQKVLPGQSLTTGSLKVRKVLEELGVEDTAMYLLREIKKVYVQQGVDIHDKHFELIIRQMLNKAEVIEPGDTDFLPGDLVPITLLNKVNREIMEGNARIELNRKRIIGKTLARHILIKNEEGQIVELAKEGDEITEQLLEQLIKYNVKDVLIINHDKEREVYQIMPKETVKYRRKLLRITQASLEYEGWLSAASFQQTQQVLTDAAIKGAIDTLKGLKENVIVGQLIPAGTGFEIFANIQYEETPRHAAEEKEKLA; translated from the coding sequence ATGAGTTCTTCTTTCAAGAGGAAAATTGCAAAAGTTAAAGTGGCGGTGGCATCTCCAGAGGTTGTTAGAAGCTGGTCAAGTGGAGAAGTCAAAAAGGCTGAAACAATCAATTACCGTACCTTCAAACCGGAAAGGGACGGTCTTTTCTGTGAAAGGATCTTCGGACCTGTGAAGGATTACGAATGTGCTTGCGGAAAGTACAGTGGAAAGAAATACGAAGGTACGGTTTGTGAAAAGTGTGGAGTTAGAGTTGAATCAAGGGATGCAAGAAGGCGCCGATTCGGACATATCGAATTGGCTGCACCTGTTACGCACGTTTGGTATCTCAAGAACACACCTAGCGTCATCGCCACGTTACTTGATATGACCGTGAAAGACATAGAAAACATCGTTTACTTTGGTAGCAGAAGAGTCAATGAAAGAGTTTTGATAGTCACAGACCCAAAGAATACACCGTTTGTTAAAGGTTCAATACTGAACCAAACAGAGTATGAAATATATGAGAAAAAATGGGATTTTGAAGTGTCGCCCGCTTACATCGTCAAGGAACCAAGAGCTCCACTCGTAGCCGACATAGATGGAGAAGTTCAGATAAAGCACGAAAGAACACACACAGACAGAGATATCTACTGGATCACAATAAAGAACGTTATAAGAACCGAATTGCGTGTTTACAGTGGCATGGAACTCAAGGTTAAGGATGGTGATTTTGTCAACCAAGGAGACGAAATAGTTCCAGAAAAAAGGGTTGACGCCATTTTCGCACCATTTGATGGAACTGTAGAAGTCGACGAAGTTTCGGAAACAATCACGTTGAACCCACTTCCAACAAGCAAGAATACGCCTATCACATTCACATTACCGTACGGTGTACGAGCTTTGGTAAAGAACGGCGATAAAGTCAAGAAAGGGCAACAGCTGAGCACAGAAACAGTGCTGCCACGCTTAATTGCGCCAATTTCTGGAACTGTTAAATTCAGCAGAAATCTCAACCTTAGGCCTATTGATAATGGAACATACGAAGTAATTACAACAGGTACGATATATATCGAAAATGTCCAATCCTCGAAGACGTACCCAGTTTTCGAAGGTGCAACGATATACGTACAAGACGGAGAAATGGTAAAAGCAGGCGATGTCATCGCTGACAGGTTCTTGTTTGAAGATGAAAAGCTTTCTATTGAAGAATACAAAATTTTCAGCCAACACTACCACGGCATGTTCGTTGTTGAAGAGCAAGTGGAAAACGATAAACCAATAATGGTTGTAACGTACATCGATCCAGAGATATCGCAGGAAACAGGAATTACAAGAGGCCAGATCATTACCCAGCAAGATTACGAAGCTTACAGCATGATATACCCAGGAAAAATCGAAGCAGAAACTGGTGCTGCAGCTATAAAGAAATTACTGCAGCAACTTGACCTCGAAGTTATGAAAACCGACCTCGAGAACGAGCTCAATAAAGTTCCAAAGAGCAGTGTAAGAGCTAAGAAATTGTTGAAGAAATTGAGAATCGTCAAAGACCTTATGGAAAGTGGAACAAAACCAGAATGGATGGTGCTGGACGTTCTGCCAGTTGTTCCACCAGAAATCAGGCCTATGATCCAGATAGACGGCGGCCGATTCGCAACAACGGACCTCAACGACCTTTACCGAAGGGTCATAATGAGAAACAACCGACTTAAGAGATTGTACGAAATGAACGCGCCTGAAGTCATCATCAGGAACGAGAAGCGTATGCTTCAGGAAGCCGTCGATAACCTTATCTTCAACGGGAAGATAGGAAAAGCGTACACAGACAGGAACGGAAGACCGCTGAAATCACTCACTGATCTCATCAGAGGAAAGAAAGGTCGTTTCAGAAGGAACTTACTCGGTAAACGTGTAGACTACTCCGGTCGTGCGGTCATCGTTGTTGGTCCTCATTTGAAGATACACGAATGTGGTTTACCAAAGAAGATGGCGCTTGAGCTCTTCGAACCGTTTGTTATCGCCGAGCTCTCGAAAGAAGAAAACGCCGAAACAACACAGACAAAAGTCAAGAAATACAGAAAGGAACTCCAAAGAGAAGATCCAAAAGCTTGGGAAAAACTCGAAAAGGTGATTCAAGGAAGGGTTGTCCTACTCAACAGGGCACCAACACTACACAGGATGTCGATTCAAGCGTTCGAACCAAAATTAATAGAAGGTAACGCAATCCAGTTGCATCCATTGGTATGTCCGCCGTTCAACGCTGACTTCGACGGTGACCAAATGGCTGTTCACCTACCGCTCTCGCCAGCGGCACAAGCTGAAGCAAGGTTACTCATGCTTTCAAGGTACAACATCATCTCGCCAGCGCACGGAAAACCAATATCGATGCCTGGAAAAGATATCGTCGCTGGTGTTTATTACTTGACTATGGTTGATAAGAACTACGACAAAGTCCAGCCAGAAGATATCAAATGGAAGTTTGCATCTCCTGAAGAGGCAGAGATCGCGTACGAGTTTGGCCACATAAGACTACACGAGCCGATACTTGTGAAAATCAACGATAAAGTCATCAAAACAACGTTCGGTAGGGTGATATTCAACTCGATTCTTCCGGACGAACTCAAAGATTACAACAAGACATTCGGTAAGAACGGGATTAAGGACGTTGTCTACAAGACATTCAAAAAACACGGTATTGACAGAACTGCAGATCTGCTTGATGATATAAAGACGCTCGGATTCCACTACGCAACGATTTCAGGATTGACGGTCAGTTTGAAAGACTTCCTCATCTCACCGAAGAAGAATGAAATCATCGCCGAAGCAATGAAGAAGATAGAAGAAATTGAAAGACTCTACGAAGAAGGTTTGCTGAGCGATGAAGAAAAGTACAAGGAAACGATAAAGATTTGGACGAAAGCAACAGATATAGTGCAAGAAGAAACTTATAAGTACCTTGGCCAGAATCCATTTAACCCAGTGTTTATTATGGTCGATTCTGGAGCAAGGGGTAACAAAGACCAGCTTAAGCAACTTTCCGGTATGCGCGGTCTTATGGCTGACCCGTCCGGTAAGACCATCGAAATTCCGATTCTTTCTAACTTCAGAGAAGGTCTGTCGGTGCTTGAATTCTTCATCAGTACGCACGGTGCAAGGAAAGGTTCCGCTGACACCGCTTTAAGAACAAGCTCTGCAGGATACCTAACAAGAAGGCTCGTTGACGTTGTCCAAAGCGTTGTGATAACTCAACCAGACTGTGGAACACACGAAGGTGTAAGGGCAGCTATATTGAAGAGCTCTGACAATTTCGTTGTTGAAAAGATAGAAGATTTCATCTTCGGAAGACTTTTGGCAAAAGATGTTTACGAACCAGGAACAGGTAATATACTCGTCAATCCAGAAACTGGAAGGGTCTATCAGAGAGATGCCGTAATCCTTGACGAAGATGCGAAGTTCTTGTCTAATTACAAAAAGAGAGTACCTGTTGTTGAAGAAAAAATCTTTGATCTGTCCAATATGAACATCCCTGAAGTCTACGCAGAACTTGCAGAAGATGTTGACCTCGGAGGAGAGGTACTACCAGCGGAAAGTGAACTCAACTGGGAAGTTATCAAAAAGCTAAGAGATGCACGAATCAAAACGGTAAAGGTAAAGCTCTACCCGGTTGTTGGAAACGTTGTTGCAGAAGAAGTCGTATGGGACAAAGAAAGGAAGAGACAACTTGCCGTTGAAGAAGAACAAATAGACGTAACCGTTGCAAAGATGCTTGAGGAGAACAATATAGACAGTATCATTGTTCGACCAGAAATTTACGTAAGGTCACCGCTCACATGTGAATCAGAGCACGGTGTCTGTGCTAAATGTTACGGTCTTGACCTTTCGAACCATAAAGTTGTGAGTGTCGGTGAATCTGTAGGTATTGTAGCAGCTCAGTCCATCGGTGAGCCAGGTACTCAGCTTACAATGAGAACGTTCCACACCGGTGGTATCGCGACAACGGCGGACATTACACAAGGTTTGCCAAGGGTTGAAGAACTCTTCGAGGCAAGGAAAAAGACGAAAGACCCAGAAGGTATATTCTCTAAAGTCAAGGGCATTGTAGTCGACATTTCACAAGATGAACCAAAGAAGATCTACATACAAGACGAGCTTGGCTCAATACACGAATACGTTGTTCCGTCAAGGGTAAGAATCAACGTAAACATTGGGCAGAAAGTCCTACCGGGTCAGTCCCTTACAACTGGTTCTCTGAAAGTTAGAAAGGTGCTTGAAGAACTCGGAGTGGAAGACACGGCAATGTACTTGCTTAGAGAAATCAAGAAGGTCTACGTCCAGCAAGGTGTCGATATCCACGACAAACACTTCGAATTGATAATCAGGCAGATGCTCAATAAGGCAGAAGTCATTGAACCAGGTGATACAGACTTCTTACCAGGCGACCTTGTACCAATTACACTTCTTAACAAAGTCAACAGAGAGATAATGGAAGGTAACGCAAGGATAGAGCTCAACAGGAAGCGCATTATTGGTAAGACACTTGCAAGGCACATCCTTATAAAGAACGAAGAAGGTCAAATCGTAGAACTTGCAAAAGAAGGAGACGAAATAACAGAACAATTATTAGAACAGCTGATCAAATACAATGTAAAAGATGTACTAATCATCAACCACGACAAAGAAAGAGAAGTTTACCAGATAATGCCAAAGGAAACGGTTAAGTACAGAAGGAAACTACTGAGAATCACACAGGCATCACTTGAATACGAAGGTTGGCTCAGTGCGGCAAGCTTCCAGCAAACACAACAAGTACTGACAGATGCAGCCATCAAAGGTGCGATTGATACACTCAAAGGTCTCAAGGAAAACGTCATCGTAGGTCAGCTTATCCCCGCTGGAACTGGATTTGAAATATTTGCAAACATACAATACGAAGAAACGCCAAGACACGCTGCTGAAGAAAAGGAAAAATTGGCATAA